In the genome of Fusarium poae strain DAOMC 252244 chromosome 1, whole genome shotgun sequence, the window CTAGCCTTGTGCAACCCTCGAGTCAGTACTGGTTTAGTAACTGGTCTATATAGCAGACTATTATGAACTGTTTCGTGGTAGGATTTCAATCTTTATTATCATGTTTATTGAAAACACAATCCGACAACTTGAAATGAATTGCCGACCCGCTAATCCAGGGGTAACGGGAGGTCTCACAGCTCGTATCGGATGGGGCTTGATCTTGCATAAAGTCAAGGCACTAGATATGTACGGACAGGCACTCGTTCGCCATGACATCGTATCGATGCTCTGTGAGTTTCCGGTTTGAACTAGTAATTCTTTATTGACAGGAGGCCCCCTTTTCAAATCCAGATTCCAACTACTAAAGAAGGACGTTGCCCCCGGGAGACGGCATTTAAGGTCTTGGCGTGAATTACCTTCCAGTGTTGATAGTAGTACAGTTCCAAATTAGAAACCAGACGCTTGCAGCAGTTGTCCCTGGGTTTtacaggcacaggcacagaCAGGCCCATAAGAGAGGGTCTTGTCTTCCGAGACAGACAAGGGCGTTCCCGTCGACGCCGGACCCAACGTCTCGGTCCACCAATGACAATGACCTGAGACGTCCGGACTGGAAATGGAACTTCACGTCGAAACACTTATTATCATTAGAGCAAATTTCAACAAATTGAAACCTTCTGTGGAGCAAGCAATCGCTGAGTTATTACAAAGGATATACTATGTAATCCTCGAGATTTCTCGAGTCTCCCCTAGAAAGGATAAAATCCGAAAGCTAATTGATGCCTTCTGGGGAGTCTTTTATGCATTTGTTTCTTGTGTCTTATTAATCGTGTTTTCTCCAGGCCAAGCAATCTATTTACCTCTCCACAACTCTCTAGGTGCTCTATCTTAGTAGTCTGTCATCTCAAATGCAGCTGATCAAACAGTGCACAGGACAATGCACAATGAACTCGCTTGATTCGTTAGACTATAAGGCAGTAGCCTTCTGACATTTGACATCTGTCTTACGATTCTTGTCcaggggggggggggggggctaAATTAACTTGTCGTTGCTCGGTACCTAAGATAGTAACTACCTATAGCTAAGACCTTGGTGGTTTACGCGATGTGTTATTACACAAAGTTATGGACACAAGACCTTCCACACAGCTGGGAGGTTATGTAGGGTAGCCTAGCATAACTAgatataaagaagaagaaaacgAGAACCCCTTCTTGAAGCAATTCAGGACATTGTAAGACGCTTATGCCGGCACTTTATTCATGAGAAATGGTCCTTTTCAAGATCTGAGAGGGGGGAGCGTATGCTTGGTCTAGGGTGGGCAGTAATTGGGCTATTCGAAACTCACAGTAACGTATAAAAGAGGCCGACTCAGCATTTTTCATAAATCGCGTATTTTAAACCGGAGCCTTGTTGTCAGACGTCACTGGTAGCTTTTTGTCACTTTATAATTGTCGAATATCTATGTCAATGGGCTAGACTGTTGCCATGACACTGCCACTTGATGAATTGATTTGCTTATAATGTATCAACCAGGCCCTGAATTAATGAACTTACGCCATACATCATACGTAGTTCCTAACACCAAACACCGGACGGGACCTTTCCCTCTGGCTAAAAAGACACATATCAGCCGAGGAGTCGAAGACCgttcttggtcttttgaCCAGGCTTGACCACACCGCTGCTACCTTGGGGTCCCAAGTTTGGTTCATAGCCAGCGCCGCCGCCATGACCACCGTGGCCGCCCTTCTTGttcttatttttctttccGTTCCTGTCCTTCTCTTTGACGTTGGCCACTTTGATTTCAGTGTTGGCTTTACGAACTGTTACAGGGTGGCTTTGGATGTATTTGCCGTTCATCTCCTTGGCGGCTTGGAAGAAATCATCGGCATCGCTGAAACTGACAAAGCCGTAACCCTTGGATTTGGATGTACGCTTGTCGCGGATGACACGGGCCTTTTGCACAGACTGCCAGCGCGAAAAGGCCTTTAGGAGGGCGTCGTCGGTTGTTTCGCCAGCGAGGTTACCAACAAAGAGTCGCAGATGAGCAGGATCCCACTCAAGGAGGCTGTCGTCAGTCCATTTCTTACCGCCGCCTTCCCGAACGACTGTCTTTTTGCGCTCCTGGTTCGCAGCCGCGGCCGCAGCTGCCACGGAAGACTGACCATCGGCTCGGGGTCCTGCAGGACCGGCAgtcttgtccttgttgtCTGCTGGAGCACTCGAGTATGCGCTTTGCCATTGAGCTATCTGCGCTGCCATCTCCGGGTTGTATTCTGGCCCGGCTGTGCCTGGCGTGGGGAACGGATTTCTAATCTGTGGTGCAGCGCCATAACTTTGCGGTTCGTAGCTTTGAGGTCCATAACTTTGTGCGCCGTAGCTCTGTGGGCCGTGACTCTGAGGTTGTTGAGGATATGAGTATGCTGCAGCCGAGCTCACCGCGCCGGGAGCAGTAGTCGGGTAGGATGAGTATGACGGGCCATACTGAGCTGCGGGAGGAGCGGTGGTAGCTGGGTAACTTGAAGGGCCGGAGTACGTCGGCGGGGCGTTGGAGTACGCAGGCTTCGAGGCGGCCTGTGCCGTGGAGGAGAAAGCGGGCTTGAAGCCCGACTTGGAGGCGGGAGGTCTCGGTGGGAGAGAGCTGTTGCTGATGCCTGGAGGGGGAGGGTACGCCATGATGAATATAGAACAAGGCGGTGTAGTGTTGCGCAAAAACGTACCTTGAGCCAAGTTCTGCTCAAAGTTCCTCTTTCCAGAGATTTCTCAGCAGTTTCTACAATTTTTTGCTGGAAGATTGAATAGCGCGCACGTTACGACGATGTAACGCGAttctggtgatgatggtgtggTTGGATGAGAATTGAAGAAAATAGATGTTGACAAGGCTGCTTTTTCGGGCTACTTGATATCAGCCTTGCTAGGTGCTAGGTATGATCGATCCAAGTGGGTCAATTTCCCAGTCACGTGTCTTgatcttaaatattataacttcATGTAGAATGGGTAGGTAATCTTGGAAATTTTGGAAtgagttttttttttttttaaaaaaaaaaagttaaatcACCCGTAATGATCGGTCTCATCTCTGTCTTGTCTGCCTGACTCACATTGTGGACAGTTGCTTCTGATATTAGAAACACCATGCATTGGCAGTCTACCCCCACGAACGGGCTATGCATCAttctcaaccttgacaaAAAGTTTTATAGAGCACTATAGAATACTTAGATGCGGATAAATATGCGCCTCATGATATCTAGTAATTCTCTTTAAGTAAAGTCGCAAATTCATGTATAAGGGCGGTGTGGGACATAGCGTTACTGCATCAATCTGGATATCTCATTGTCGTACTTATCATGCGCCATTTCTGCAACCGCAGAATCCATTCAGCACATGCTGATTGTTGACGACTGAGCGACCAAGCAATATGACTGTTTTGAATACCcgacaatcaatcaacagTCATGGCTTTATTCGTCTGTGTGGGGGTCGACAATGATTCCATGTCCAGGTTTGGCAAGTTTCGATCGACTTGGGAAAAAAGGCGCATTTGCATCTCCTGGTAGTGAGCTATCTGGATATCGATCCGTAATTTTTATTGAGCATGGGATGATTAAAAGGATGGAATTGATCCGTTATCAAGCCGACTTGGGCGGCAGAAGCTGGCGGCTAATTTGGACGAATCGATGCAACAGAACCTGAGACATGATTATCCAGATTGATGCGCAATGGTTTGCTGGGGTTTCGCATTTGCAAGAGCCGAGTCAATTAACATTCGAGATTGACAGGCGAGAATAGTGGCATGAAGATATTGTCCTGGGCTGTTACTTATACCCAAGACGGCCTTTGGGGGTTCCGCCGCGGAAGTAGATGAATGAAAGCTGAGGCGTGTTTCGCTTGGCTGTCTCGTTCTGGGTTATCCATGAGTGAGTTTCTTGTATGTTTCGTCATGAGCGACTTCGGAATCTAGCGACGCTGGACTGCCTAGGTATTGAAATCGGCGCTTATACCGCGCCATGGTACCTGTTGCCGGACCAATATCCGGTGGAGTAGCTAGAAATTCGGGCAGGCTGAGTCGAGGTGAGCGTACACCTGGGTTGAGAGTACACCTGTACTGGCTGACGGCTGAGTCCTATTTGCGGCCTTTTTTTCTCTGGGCTTCTATTTGTTTGTATCCGCCTTTCGGGGGCATCGGTACGGATTTGCGAAGGCTAAGGCGCGTTGGGGTTCGGTTTATTGTCCGACCTATGGAGAAGTCAATTGGTACGGCAGTGATTACACGGGGCCCGGAAGACTGTGGACCCAAACACTCGGACAACATGGCATGAACAGAGGAAGAATCAAGAAGGCTGGAAGTTGTCTCGTCCGTAGTAACAAGTGAGTGAGAATGTATTTGCATGATTGACTGTGAACGGAAGCCACGGATGGCAAGCCAGACCAAAACTGATATGCGGCTCGGTTTGTACGAGATTTGTATTGCTTGTGTCACGGTTTCAAAAATCTTGGTAAGCTTTGGGGTTCATCTTGGGGGTAAGACCGCAGCAGCACCGCAGAGTCGTCATAACGTTGGAGCTGAGGGGCGCAGAGGGGCCCAGGACCTGGAGGGGTATGTAAAATGCTGGGCTTGTTTTCAGTGCTGTTGACGGTCTAACGGTACCACCAAAATGTAGGTTGTGAGGGAAAATCCATGTATCTCTGGAACTTGGTGTCCGTTGGCTGATGGACCCCTACTAGATGTGATTGACCAATGAAGACCACAGGGAAGTGGAGGGGCATCAGTTCAGTCAGTCATCATGATGGATGCTGAGGAATTGAACAAAAGTTTGGGTTAGAAAGTAAGTGTATGTAAAATCAGCTAATGTGTATGAGTAAAAGTTGGTAACAATGATGAGGAATAATATTGATCATGTACAATCATGGTTCCTCAATTATTGACAGAGAAAGATAATGGACTCCATTCTCAGGTAGTCGAGATACAATACTACCAGTACTGACAATCAATCCGATGCCATGGACGGAAAACATCCATCATCAGGTTCGTTCTCGGCCGCACCGCGCAGTGACGAGGGAGGagtgacgatgacgatacgCACTTACCTAGCAAAGGCCCCGCCAATCAAGGCGGATTCTCCACCGTTCTTGGCGTTATGCCAAATTGTATTGGGTTGGGTTTGAGCTGATGCTTAGTTGAGCGAAGCGGTcgcagaaaaaaaaaaggtggCCCAGGAGGTAAAAGGTACCTGTATTGATCCTCCCATGCTTGCGGACAAGGTACCGAGTGCCCAACTTTAGCACGGGTGTGACAACATCCACCAGATTCATCAGTCTCAAGGCCCAGTCCCCCAAGCCAGGTTCTGTATCCGTACAGCAGTACTTGAACTTTACATTTCCTCCCACCTTttcctccttcttttccttctcttcttcattcaTCCTCACAAACATCATTCCACTCTATCACCTATACCCCCCCATCACATAATATAGCCCATCATGTCTGGCCCTGTGTAAGTTTGAAGCTCCCCTCTCGCTCCTGCCTCTTGACACTACCCCACCACCCCTCCAATGCCTTTCTCATAGCGATACTCCCATTCTCCCATTCCCGCGCTCTCCGGGCGCAGGCTGAGGGAATAGAAAGAGAATGAAGCAATCGCCATGATGAGCTTTCGCATGGAGTGATGTGGTGGAAGGGATGGCATTCTTATTCCCATCATGAACACAGCTCATGCTCTTTTCTTGGGGTAGAGCTCGTCTCGCTCACCTCAACCTGGGCGcccctcaacaacaacaacacacTTCTTCCACCTCACCCTCAAGTTCTGATGCGACCAAAAATGCGACGAATGCTAACAGTTTGCCAAGCGCGGATCTGGGTCTTATCGGCCTTGCTGTCATGTAAGTAAACTTCCGAATCCAACTCTGGCCCAGCCAGCAACAGTTTGTACTTACTTACACGTCTCACAGGGGACAGAATCTTATTCTGAACATGGCTGACAACGGCTTCACCATCTGCGCCTTCAACCGAACCGTCTCCAAGGTCGACCGATTCCTCGAGAACGAGGCCAAGGGCAAGTCCATTGTTGGTGCCCACAGCGTTGAGGAGTTCGTCAGCAAGCTCAAGTCTCCTCGCCGTGTCATGCTCCTGGTCCAGGCTGGCCAGGCTGTCGATGACTGGATCGAGAAGATCCTGCCTCTTCTTGATGCCGgcgacatcatcatcgacgGTGGTAACTCTCACTTCCCCGACTCCAACCGCCGCACCAAGTACCtcgccgagaagaacatccGCTTCGTCGGCTCTGGCGTCTCTGGTGGTGAGGAGGGTGCCCGATACGGTCCTTCCATCATGCCCGGTGGTAACGAGGAGGCATGGCCCCACATCAAGGATATCTTCCAAAGCATCTCTGCTAAGAGTGATGGCGATGCTTGCTGTGAGTGGGTTGGCGACGAGGGTGCTGGTCACTACGTCAAGATGGTCCACAACGGTATTGAGTACGGTGACATGCAGCTCATCTGCGAGGTAAACAGAACCGCCCCAAAACCTGTACCGTGGAATTTGACACTAACCTCATAACTTACAGGCTTACGACATCATGAAGCGTGGTCTCGGCCTCTCCAGCAAGGAGATCGGCGACGTCTTCGCCGAGTGGAACAAGGGTGTTTTGGACTCTTTCTTGATCGAGATCACCCGTGACATCATGTACTTtaacgacgacgatgacacTGCTCTCGTCGAGAAGATTCTCGACAAGGCCGGCCAGAAGGGTACTGGCAAGTGGACCGCTGTCAACGCTCTCGACCTCGGCATGCCCGTCACTCTGATCGCCGAGTCTGTCCTTTCCCGATGCCTGTCCGCCATCAAGGACGAGCGTGCCGCCGCCTCCTCTAAGCTTGAGTTCGTCAGCCGAACCACCAAGTTCGAGGGTGACAAGAAGCAGTTCATCGACGACCTCGAGCAGGCTCTCTACGCCTCCAAGATCATCTCCTACGCCCAGGGTTTCATGCTCATGCAGGAGGCTGCCCGCGAGTACGGCTGGAAGCTCAACAAGCCTTCCATCGCCCTTATGTGGCGAGGTGGCTGCATCATCCGATCTGTCTTCCTCAAGGACATCACCCACGCCTACCGCAGCCAGCCTGACCTCCAGAACCTCCTGTTCGACGACTTCTTCAACAAGGCCATCCACAAGGCTCAGCCCGGTTGGAGAGACGTTATTGCCAAGGCCGCCCTCCTTGGTATCCCTACTCCCGCCTTCTCTACCGCTCTGTCTTGGTTCGACGGTTACCGTACCAAGGACCTCCCCGCCAACCTTCTCCAGGCTCAGCGTGACTACTTCGGTGCCCACACTTTCCGCATCAAGCCCGAGCACGCTAGCGAGAAGTACCCCAACGGCCAGGACATTCACGTCAACTGGACTGGTCGTGGTGGTAACGTCTCCGCCTCCACTTACCAGGCTTAAATGGCCCAGGGT includes:
- the GND1 gene encoding phosphogluconate dehydrogenase (decarboxylating) gnd1 (BUSCO:15656at5125), whose translation is MSGPVARLAHLNLGAPQQQQHTSSTSPSSSDATKNATNANSLPSADLGLIGLAVMGQNLILNMADNGFTICAFNRTVSKVDRFLENEAKGKSIVGAHSVEEFVSKLKSPRRVMLLVQAGQAVDDWIEKILPLLDAGDIIIDGGNSHFPDSNRRTKYLAEKNIRFVGSGVSGGEEGARYGPSIMPGGNEEAWPHIKDIFQSISAKSDGDACCEWVGDEGAGHYVKMVHNGIEYGDMQLICEAYDIMKRGLGLSSKEIGDVFAEWNKGVLDSFLIEITRDIMYFNDDDDTALVEKILDKAGQKGTGKWTAVNALDLGMPVTLIAESVLSRCLSAIKDERAAASSKLEFVSRTTKFEGDKKQFIDDLEQALYASKIISYAQGFMLMQEAAREYGWKLNKPSIALMWRGGCIIRSVFLKDITHAYRSQPDLQNLLFDDFFNKAIHKAQPGWRDVIAKAALLGIPTPAFSTALSWFDGYRTKDLPANLLQAQRDYFGAHTFRIKPEHASEKYPNGQDIHVNWTGRGGNVSASTYQA